CACTGTGTGGGTTGCTTGTTTGtgattttccatcaaaaataagaaaaaaaaaacgaagaccTTATAGAGAAGCGAATGATGGAGTGCGTAGTGGTTAGTAGCAGTACGACATCAAGAATAAACCAATTTAGGGAATGGGAAATTCAATGCGCAGTTTAagtaaaccaaacaaaccagaaCACATTTCAAATAGCAGAAAACCCTTGTCAGCGTTATAGGCATGTATCAATCATTTttagcagtttttttttagcaaaaccatTCCCGACCGGGGCGTGCGTATGTTAGTTAGAATTTCAATGTAGCGAAGTTTAAATggtaaaacaaagaaaacgaaattatCCAATGCCCCCCTGCCCCACTCAGTTATCACTTCTACTATTCCATCATTCACTTCAACTTTGAAAGcgcaaaatcaaacaaataccATCCTACAGATGGTATAGTGTGCCCGTTTAGAATCCGTTCGGacaattcgttcgttttgcgCTAACACATTGACTGAGGTAAGCCTCGCGTTGAGGCAAAAGCATTGAAGGGAACGTGCGTTATCAGTGcatggtgcgcgcgcgcgcgctcgcgaaatgaaacaaaggATAGAACAAAAaccgcaacaaaacaaatgaatacACTTGGAGGCTCAATGATAGAAATCAAATCATAACAAtattaaaaagtaaaatcaaACTAAGACCACCTGCTTACAGCGACTCGAATGAAAGTGAACCCAATCCATCCGAAACTTATCGAAACTTATTGCTCcgagaaatggaatgaaaacgtGCACGTCTGCCTTGCTTTATTCGCATTCGTATTTAGCCATGGTTTCTAGAGTCCCATAGTAGTAGGTGATCGGTGCTGATGTGATCCACAGCTACGGATGAAAAAATTTAAACTCGTGCCCAGTACATCGACGATCGTATGCGCATATAGTCGGGTAAGTTCTCTACCGGTCCGACGGCAGCAACGGCTGGACAGCGATCGAATATGTACTTCATCGCCACATCGCGCACATTCTGCGCCGTCACTCTctataaacaaaaaaagacagaaaaaattAACACAGTACACACTGCAATTAGACTCCAGATCTCCAGCAAAACTGAACTTACGTCGACTCGGTGCTCGAATTCATGCAGTGGAATGCGACGATTACAAGACAGCATCTGCCGTCCTATATCCTCGCAGATTGACGTAGTACCATCGAGTAGAAGTAACGTTTGCGTTTTCAGCTGTTTTTTGGCACGCTCCACCTCACTCTCGGTTATCATCGTGCAGAGGCGCATCCACTCGTTCTGTACGTTAAACAGCATATCTTCGCACTGAAGTGGATCACAAACGAAGTAGATACCCCACAAGCCAGTATCCTTGTAGCACGTGTAAAACGATTGGTAACTGTGGCATAGGTTACCCACGGTGGCCGCAACGGCCAGCGTTGACGCATTGTTAGCTCCACCAGCCTGCGAACGGTCCCACATTCCGATCAGCGTGTTCGCCACCAACATGGGCGTACTGTCTGCATTCGTCCAACCGCATCCTTCAACAGCGATTGCAACATGTGCAAGCGGAAGCGAGTCATCTCGCACGCGCACCTCCGATCCAGTGAATCGGCAAGGACTTAACGTGGTAACGTCACCACCGATCTCAGAGCTGAGTCCGCGAAATTGTTGCTCGGCCAACTGCACCAACTCATCATGCTGGACTCCTCCGGCAGCGGCCAGTACAACACGCGGTGCCCTATAATGCGCCTCCATGTACTGCCGAAGATCGGTCTTACTAATCGATTCGATGTTCCTGGTCGGACCGAGGATGCTGTTACCGAGCGGTGTGCCCTGGTAAGCAGTGGCGTGCAGATGATCAAATGTGACCTCTTTTAGGTTGCTCTCCACTTCCTGCATCTCGCGCAGTATCACCGCTCGTTCGTGCTCGATGTCGGCCTCAGCTAGCGTCGGGTTCTGGATGATATCGGCCAGTATCTCAACCATTTGTGGCACATCCTTCGAGAGACACTTGGCATAGAAGGTAGTTTGCTCACGTGACGTGTATGCGTTCAGGTGTGCGCCCTTGTTCTCGATCTCCAGTTCGAGTTCTGTTTTCGACCGTTTGGTCGTTCCCTTAAATGCCATGTGTTCGAGGAAATGAGCCACCCcgttgttcgcttcgctttcccaTCGTGATCCCGTATCAATCCATAATCCGACGGTAGCCGTTTCAGAGCCACAGTTTTCACTTGCCACACGCAAACCATTATCGAGTCGAGTCACTTCCGTTGGCGAAACATTTAACAGCGCAGTTTGAAACTGTTCGGCGTTCGATAACTTGGTACGCTACAACGAAGACAGAGAGTCGTGAATGGGTCTATGGAAAAAGAGGAACGACGATTTCTGCACACACGAAAGATGATGACATGCTCAAGAAGATTACGCTATTTTACGCACTTCCTACATAAACTCACCGATGATACCAGTCGATAACCACGGCTGTGAGCGCGAAGGCAATTCGAGATCTTTAGCAACGAACCCATTctccgaagcgaagcaaactAGATTGTTCAAATTAGTTTTTCACTAGCCCCTTTTTTGAACCGCGGCAACGGACACGGTCTACGTTGATTCGAAAGCCCTGTTTAGACAAAGCGAAACAGCAGCGCACAGGCGCAGTGCAAACCGTGATACAACACTGGAATTTGTACAAAATCTCCAGGCACGTTTATAAGTTTGCTGAAATAAGAGctcgttttgtttgaaaatcgaCTTTGTGATTCTGTTTCATCCATAGTTCAAGAGAATGTATGTATTGCAGAGCAACACGGTTTATGGTTTCTCACGGCCTTGTTTGCGATTTGTCTAAACAGGACTGAATGAGCCAAGGACGCCATAAAATTACTGATGATAGCAAGGACACACTTTCCGGGCATCCGGATTTAGAACAACGGCCGTGGATGAGGCTTTTAGTACGAAAGTTCTTCCAAATCCTTAAACTGTGAACGGAGCATCGGAAATAGAGCCTTTACAGGCCTAAACTACGGTAGCTAgaagtaaaatgaaaaatctcaATTGTGAATATTAAGTTAAAACTGCAGAAAATATCTGTACAGAAATACCCAAAGCATTATCGGTGCTGCTTCAATTGAATTAGTACTTCTGCTGATTGAGCCAGTACATCATCGTAAACCACAGTACCAATAGTACGTCTTTCAATTTCATGTCTAACTTTAATCTcaacaacaaacgataatCTTGACAATTTACAATGATTCCCATTATCTGTGCCTCTGTGTTGATCATTCCCTTGAACACGCTTCTAATGGTGAGCGCTTTGTGAGTTTGCgccttttctgtgtgtgtgtgcgtgcatgtatgtatgtgtacgtAGCTCCAACATGTACTACCTTTTTAAGTATTCGCAATAATCCTTCCCAATGAACCTCGTTATGTACAAAACTAAGAAAAGTTTACAACAAATAAGGGTGTTCGTTCGATTCCTCTCCTGACTAACGGATGTGCTCAGTCCCGTGGCTGTGAGTGGATGGTCACTCTCTTTGCCTTCGTTATGCCTAAGCCTAAAGTGTAGCTTCCCTTGCTGCTTCGTGCCTTAACCTGGGTTTTATTCTCTTATGCTAACCTTAGTTTTTTAACGCGcattcgtatgtgtgtgctagttcgtgtgtgtgtgtgtatgtgttttctTCATTAAATATTAACTTCGACTAAATTCTTGACAACCATTTCATTGCCAGATCTAAAACTATTTGAAACACACCGGTCCAACCTGGAAGCCGAACGCTTGATTCGGTTGCCCGTAGTCGACCGGATAGAAATCGATGATGGGCAGGTACTGCAGCTTGGCCGTGCGCACCTCGAACACTGTCTCGCTCTTGCTGCGACCCGTCTTACAACCATCGACCAGCACCGTCGGCTTGATCTTGGACTGATCGTACCCAATGTCGATCTCATTTTCACCCAAGAACCTCAGCGCATTGTCGTGGCTCTCGTCCTTCGTACTGTACCATGCCACACTGTTCATGCAGGCGTAGGTAAAGTTCTGGTGCGCCTCCTGTGAGAGCAGCCGCA
The sequence above is a segment of the Anopheles darlingi chromosome 2, idAnoDarlMG_H_01, whole genome shotgun sequence genome. Coding sequences within it:
- the LOC125959110 gene encoding mitochondrial-processing peptidase subunit beta-like isoform X1; its protein translation is MGSLLKISNCLRAHSRGYRLVSSRTKLSNAEQFQTALLNVSPTEVTRLDNGLRVASENCGSETATVGLWIDTGSRWESEANNGVAHFLEHMAFKGTTKRSKTELELEIENKGAHLNAYTSREQTTFYAKCLSKDVPQMVEILADIIQNPTLAEADIEHERAVILREMQEVESNLKEVTFDHLHATAYQGTPLGNSILGPTRNIESISKTDLRQYMEAHYRAPRVVLAAAGGVQHDELVQLAEQQFRGLSSEIGGDVTTLSPCRFTGSEVRVRDDSLPLAHVAIAVEGCGWTNADSTPMLVANTLIGMWDRSQAGGANNASTLAVAATVGNLCHSYQSFYTCYKDTGLWGIYFVCDPLQCEDMLFNVQNEWMRLCTMITESEVERAKKQLKTQTLLLLDGTTSICEDIGRQMLSCNRRIPLHEFEHRVDRVTAQNVRDVAMKYIFDRCPAVAAVGPVENLPDYMRIRSSMYWARV